The following are encoded in a window of Desulforegulaceae bacterium genomic DNA:
- a CDS encoding response regulator, with amino-acid sequence MEKVKVLMVDDEARFRETTSKLLQKKGFEVTMAESGEEAIEIVRKQPQDVVVLDIKMKGMDGHAALSKIKEIDSEIRVIMLTGHGSADSAEKALKEKAFDYLSKPCGIDILSMKIREAYDDRYHLEKKKEKKAFDVMTWIENYSSVSMNATVKEAMTILLASFKPSLTSESFIVSGHRSIIVMNDKQEQIGLLTIYDLLESIRPGYLSAPKPSMADSVQYSSMFWDGLFTLQTKKIENKKVSELMSEKPPIVDKDANLMEVADLIYTSGRRRVLVKDKDRVIGIVREQDIFFAMINIIV; translated from the coding sequence ATGGAAAAAGTCAAAGTTCTAATGGTTGATGACGAAGCCAGATTTCGTGAAACAACCTCAAAACTTCTACAAAAAAAAGGTTTTGAAGTTACCATGGCTGAAAGCGGAGAAGAAGCTATTGAAATTGTGAGAAAACAGCCACAGGATGTTGTTGTTCTTGATATAAAAATGAAAGGAATGGATGGCCATGCCGCCCTTTCAAAAATCAAGGAAATCGACTCTGAAATCAGGGTAATAATGCTCACAGGCCACGGCTCAGCAGATTCTGCTGAAAAAGCACTAAAAGAAAAGGCTTTTGACTATCTTAGCAAACCTTGTGGAATTGATATCTTGTCAATGAAAATCAGAGAAGCCTATGACGACAGGTATCACCTTGAAAAGAAAAAAGAAAAAAAAGCTTTTGATGTAATGACATGGATTGAAAACTATTCCTCTGTTTCCATGAATGCAACTGTAAAAGAAGCTATGACCATTCTTCTTGCCTCTTTTAAGCCCTCACTTACAAGCGAATCTTTTATTGTGTCGGGACATAGATCAATAATTGTAATGAACGACAAACAAGAACAAATCGGTCTTCTAACAATTTATGATCTTCTCGAGTCAATAAGGCCTGGCTACCTCTCAGCTCCAAAACCTTCAATGGCTGATTCAGTTCAGTATTCAAGCATGTTCTGGGACGGTCTTTTCACCCTTCAGACAAAAAAAATAGAAAATAAAAAGGTCAGTGAACTAATGTCTGAAAAACCGCCTATAGTAGATAAAGACGCAAACCTCATGGAGGTGGCTGACTTGATTTACACAAGCGGAAGAAGAAGGGTACTTGTAAAAGATAAGGACAGGGTGATTGGAATAGTCAGAGAGCAGGATATTTTCTTTGCAATGATAAACATTATTGTCTGA
- a CDS encoding ATP-binding protein gives MEEQAYRKKMGKMIFTRVVMLPVTLLLLVCAVIVFYFVSYSGKEVENKLIRIASDHRDMVDSFLNEKSGILKLLADNHDFEDLKNKEYLLKIFNNLQSQSTAFVDLGVFDSKGNHVAYAGPYNLEGKNYYNETWFKMVEKNGFFISDEFLGFRQIPHFIIAAKKEDNQGKWYLRTTIDTHFFNTLVYSIRIGRTGHAYIINKEGVLKTMKGKDDNSSMVNYFNHIESNKDNNPSSFFGGGMSGFKYIYCAVPLSEVKWALVVRQEALDAYFPLFMAAVVSVLIIFSGGTIVVVTGFIMASNMANRLRVANAEKKEMKTQLIIAGKLAEVGEMSTGIAHEINNPLQVIKSETAMIDECLKDINKTDTSKIKDELFTLTDCVEQIKLQVTRCGKITRGLLTFARKDEASFEAFSLEETIPGIVHMVDEKARVENVKIIQEIEKNLPLMKSDAGQIQQVILNLLNNSIYALKGRSDGQIKISIKKENSDAVIIFQDNGCGFTKEELEKAFVPFFTTKPVGEGTGLGLSTVYGIIKGLGGDMTLTSEYGQGSQFLIRLPFDSEKI, from the coding sequence GTGGAAGAACAAGCTTATAGAAAAAAAATGGGGAAAATGATTTTTACAAGGGTTGTCATGCTTCCTGTAACCCTTCTTCTCCTGGTTTGTGCTGTTATAGTTTTTTACTTTGTTTCATACTCAGGAAAAGAAGTTGAAAACAAATTAATCAGGATAGCCAGTGATCACAGAGACATGGTCGACTCCTTTTTAAATGAAAAATCAGGAATTTTAAAACTTCTTGCAGACAACCACGATTTTGAAGACCTTAAAAATAAAGAGTATTTATTAAAAATATTCAATAACCTCCAATCCCAATCAACAGCCTTTGTTGACCTAGGCGTTTTTGACTCAAAAGGAAACCATGTTGCCTATGCAGGCCCCTACAACCTGGAAGGGAAAAACTACTACAATGAGACCTGGTTTAAGATGGTTGAAAAAAATGGTTTTTTTATTTCCGATGAATTTCTTGGCTTCAGACAAATCCCCCATTTTATAATTGCTGCAAAAAAAGAGGACAACCAAGGCAAATGGTATTTAAGAACTACAATTGATACCCATTTTTTCAACACTCTTGTTTACAGTATAAGAATAGGAAGAACAGGCCATGCTTATATAATAAACAAGGAAGGTGTTTTAAAAACCATGAAAGGAAAAGACGACAACTCAAGTATGGTAAATTATTTTAACCATATTGAAAGCAACAAAGACAATAATCCCTCTTCGTTTTTTGGAGGAGGAATGTCTGGATTTAAATACATTTACTGTGCAGTCCCTCTTTCTGAAGTCAAATGGGCCCTTGTTGTAAGACAGGAGGCTCTTGATGCGTATTTTCCTCTTTTTATGGCAGCCGTGGTTTCTGTTTTAATAATTTTTTCAGGAGGAACCATTGTAGTTGTAACAGGATTTATAATGGCTTCAAACATGGCAAACCGATTAAGAGTTGCCAATGCTGAAAAAAAAGAAATGAAAACCCAACTAATAATCGCAGGAAAACTTGCTGAAGTTGGAGAAATGAGCACAGGAATAGCCCATGAAATCAACAACCCCCTCCAGGTTATCAAATCAGAAACAGCAATGATTGATGAATGTCTTAAAGATATAAACAAAACAGATACTTCAAAAATTAAAGACGAACTTTTCACCTTAACCGACTGTGTTGAGCAAATAAAACTTCAGGTAACAAGATGCGGAAAAATAACAAGGGGCCTTCTTACTTTTGCAAGAAAAGATGAAGCAAGTTTTGAAGCCTTTTCCCTTGAAGAAACAATTCCTGGAATTGTTCATATGGTTGATGAAAAAGCAAGGGTTGAAAATGTAAAAATAATCCAGGAAATTGAAAAAAATCTCCCTTTGATGAAAAGCGATGCCGGCCAGATTCAACAGGTAATTTTAAACCTTTTAAACAACTCGATTTATGCTCTCAAGGGCAGGTCAGACGGGCAAATAAAAATATCCATTAAAAAAGAAAACTCAGATGCAGTAATAATTTTTCAGGACAATGGCTGCGGATTTACCAAAGAAGAGCTTGAAAAAGCTTTTGTGCCATTTTTTACAACAAAGCCTGTTGGTGAAGGCACAGGCCTTGGACTGAGCACAGTCTATGGAATCATCAAAGGACTTGGAGGAGATATGACCCTTACAAGCGAATATGGACAGGGTTCCCAATTTCTAATCAGACTCCCCTTTGATTCAGAAAAAATATAA
- a CDS encoding response regulator, producing the protein MISTDLLLVDDEERFLQTTSKLIKKQKKDFKVMTAPGGKECLEIIRNNNIDVVILDVKMPGMDGVEVLREIKREKPLIEVIMLTGHSTTDSAIEGMKLGAYDYLLKPCDIEALIDKVLLADKRKKNAEERITQIKFQKTTSQKGF; encoded by the coding sequence ATGATTAGCACAGATTTACTTCTTGTTGATGACGAAGAAAGATTTCTTCAAACAACTTCAAAGCTTATAAAAAAACAAAAAAAAGATTTCAAAGTAATGACTGCTCCCGGAGGAAAGGAGTGTCTTGAAATTATTAGAAACAACAATATAGATGTGGTTATTCTTGACGTTAAAATGCCGGGAATGGATGGAGTTGAAGTTTTAAGAGAAATAAAAAGGGAAAAACCCCTTATTGAAGTAATCATGCTCACAGGACATTCCACCACTGATTCTGCAATTGAAGGAATGAAGCTTGGGGCTTATGACTATCTTCTGAAGCCCTGCGATATTGAAGCTCTTATTGACAAGGTTCTTTTAGCTGACAAAAGAAAAAAAAATGCGGAAGAAAGAATCACTCAGATAAAATTTCAAAAAACTACAAGCCAAAAAGGATTCTAA